In one Nostoc sp. KVJ3 genomic region, the following are encoded:
- a CDS encoding 4-hydroxy-3-methylbut-2-enyl diphosphate reductase: MDTKAFKRSLQHSENYNRKGFGHQAEVATQLQSEYQSNLIQEIRDRNYILQRGNVTIRLAQAFGFCWGVERAVAMAYETRQHFPTEHIWITNEIIHNPSVNQRMQEMAVEFIPIEGKNKDFSVVGTGDVVILPAFGASVQEMQILHDKGCKIVDTTCPWVSKVWNTVEKHKKIDYTSIIHGKYKHEETVATSSFAGKYLIVLNLSEAQYVADYIINGGNREEFLTKFAKACSAGFDPDRDLERVGIANQTTMLKGETEQIGKLFERTMLQKYGPTELNQHFQSFNTICDATQERQDAMLELVEHNLDLMVVIGGFNSSNTTQLQQIAFERGIPSYHIDTVERIKLGDSIEHRQLNGQLITTKNWLPDGEIVVGITSGASTPDKVVEDVIERIFAVKATAILV; the protein is encoded by the coding sequence ATGGATACAAAAGCTTTTAAGCGCAGCTTGCAACATTCGGAAAATTACAATCGCAAGGGCTTTGGTCATCAAGCAGAAGTTGCCACTCAGTTGCAATCTGAGTATCAGAGTAACTTAATTCAAGAAATCCGCGATCGCAATTACATCCTGCAACGGGGTAATGTGACAATCCGACTAGCACAAGCCTTTGGCTTTTGCTGGGGTGTAGAACGGGCTGTGGCTATGGCCTATGAAACCCGTCAGCACTTTCCCACAGAACACATCTGGATTACTAACGAGATTATCCACAACCCTTCTGTAAATCAGCGAATGCAGGAAATGGCGGTAGAATTCATCCCCATTGAAGGAAAAAATAAAGACTTTTCTGTTGTTGGCACTGGTGATGTAGTAATACTACCTGCTTTTGGGGCTAGCGTTCAAGAAATGCAGATCCTTCACGATAAAGGCTGCAAAATAGTTGATACAACTTGCCCTTGGGTATCTAAAGTTTGGAATACAGTAGAAAAGCACAAAAAAATCGATTACACATCAATAATTCACGGTAAATATAAACACGAAGAAACAGTTGCTACAAGTTCCTTTGCGGGCAAGTATTTAATTGTGTTGAATTTGTCAGAAGCACAGTATGTTGCTGACTATATTATCAATGGTGGGAACCGGGAAGAGTTTCTGACCAAATTTGCGAAAGCTTGTTCAGCCGGATTTGACCCCGATCGCGATTTAGAAAGAGTTGGCATTGCCAACCAAACTACAATGCTGAAAGGCGAAACTGAGCAAATCGGGAAACTTTTTGAGCGGACTATGTTGCAGAAGTATGGCCCCACCGAGTTAAATCAGCATTTCCAAAGCTTTAATACTATCTGTGATGCCACCCAAGAACGGCAAGATGCCATGTTGGAGTTAGTGGAACACAATTTAGATTTAATGGTAGTAATTGGTGGATTCAATTCATCCAATACTACTCAATTGCAACAAATTGCTTTTGAGCGAGGAATACCTTCTTATCATATTGATACTGTTGAAAGGATTAAATTAGGAGATTCTATAGAACATCGGCAATTAAATGGGCAATTAATAACTACAAAAAACTGGTTGCCAGATGGAGAAATTGTTGTAGGAATTACTTCTGGTGCTTCTACACCAGATAAGGTAGTAGAAGATGTGATTGAGAGAATTTTTGCAGTGAAAGCAACAGCAATACTGGTTTAA
- a CDS encoding YnfA family protein produces MIKSLLYFLWAGLFEIGGGYLIWLWLREGKPFWWGILGGIALAIYGIIATLQSANFGRVYAAYGGVFIAMAMLWGWKVDGLTPDRYDLIGACLALVSVLIIMFAPRT; encoded by the coding sequence ATGATTAAGTCTCTGTTGTATTTTTTGTGGGCTGGTTTATTTGAAATCGGGGGCGGCTACCTGATATGGTTGTGGTTGCGCGAAGGTAAGCCGTTTTGGTGGGGCATATTGGGGGGAATTGCTTTAGCTATCTATGGGATTATTGCAACTCTTCAATCAGCAAATTTTGGTAGAGTTTATGCGGCTTACGGTGGTGTGTTTATCGCAATGGCAATGCTTTGGGGTTGGAAGGTAGACGGCTTAACTCCAGACCGTTACGACCTAATAGGAGCCTGTTTAGCTTTAGTCAGTGTTTTAATTATCATGTTTGCACCTAGAACTTAA
- a CDS encoding SGNH/GDSL hydrolase family protein → MSTSAKTFPIWAFFSLLTNGILMLAVILLIWQQQRLSAFFGIVTSSESINLNNSPQIVTPDLGRRHQLTYQEWVDILKQEAKVASDQHPGHLSILAGDSLSLWFPPELLPEGKTWLNQGISGETSNGLLNRLKIFDRTQPEVIFVMIGINDLIRGMSNGVILDNQRQIINYLQKTHPTAQIVVQSILPHAAEEATWKGKDKLLAVANSRIRELNQQLQSISTKKGVKYLDLYPLFTNKQGNLRREFTTDGLHLSPEGYIVWRSALQIYGEIELKSQRQNPSGEKG, encoded by the coding sequence GTGTCTACTTCTGCAAAAACCTTTCCTATCTGGGCATTTTTCTCGCTGTTAACCAACGGCATCCTAATGTTGGCGGTCATCCTGCTAATTTGGCAACAGCAGAGATTGTCCGCCTTTTTTGGGATAGTAACATCCTCAGAATCAATCAACCTGAACAACTCACCCCAAATTGTTACACCTGATTTGGGTCGCCGTCACCAACTCACTTACCAAGAGTGGGTAGACATCCTCAAACAAGAAGCTAAGGTTGCATCTGACCAACATCCTGGGCATTTAAGCATCCTGGCGGGAGATTCGCTAAGTTTGTGGTTTCCCCCTGAGTTATTACCCGAAGGTAAAACTTGGCTCAATCAAGGAATTTCTGGCGAAACCAGCAATGGACTTTTGAACAGATTGAAGATATTTGACCGTACCCAGCCAGAGGTAATTTTTGTGATGATTGGCATTAATGACCTAATTCGGGGGATGAGCAATGGGGTAATTTTAGATAATCAGCGCCAAATTATCAATTACCTCCAAAAGACGCATCCCACAGCGCAAATTGTTGTCCAATCGATTTTGCCACATGCGGCAGAAGAAGCGACCTGGAAAGGAAAAGATAAACTGTTAGCCGTTGCTAATAGTCGGATTCGCGAGTTGAATCAGCAACTGCAAAGTATATCTACCAAAAAAGGTGTCAAATATCTCGATTTATATCCCCTGTTTACCAACAAACAAGGAAATCTCCGCCGCGAATTTACTACTGATGGCTTACATTTAAGTCCTGAAGGCTATATAGTTTGGCGTTCTGCATTGCAGATTTATGGCGAAATCGAATTAAAATCTCAGCGCCAAAATCCTTCGGGGGAAAAAGGTTAA
- a CDS encoding ExbD/TolR family protein, whose amino-acid sequence MRLPDEPELPLQINIVPMIDVIFAILTFFIMSTLFLTRSEGLPVNLPKATTAKQQQVPNKITITVDAKQQVSLNRKPVAVDDLTEQVRALVGSNQEVLVIINADEKVDYGRVVAVMDRVRKVQGAKLAIATQK is encoded by the coding sequence ATGCGTCTACCAGATGAACCAGAACTTCCACTACAGATCAACATCGTGCCGATGATTGACGTGATTTTTGCAATTTTGACATTTTTTATCATGTCAACTCTGTTTTTAACACGTTCTGAAGGTTTGCCAGTAAATTTACCAAAGGCTACCACCGCGAAACAGCAGCAAGTTCCCAATAAAATTACCATTACGGTAGATGCAAAACAACAGGTAAGCCTGAACCGGAAACCAGTTGCAGTTGATGATTTGACAGAGCAAGTCCGTGCTTTAGTTGGTTCTAACCAAGAAGTTTTAGTGATTATTAATGCTGATGAAAAAGTTGATTATGGGCGGGTAGTCGCGGTAATGGATCGGGTTCGTAAAGTTCAAGGGGCAAAGTTAGCGATCGCCACCCAAAAATGA
- a CDS encoding ammonium transporter, whose product MTLLFLAGPLMGNAFAQAPAASPPAADTGDTAFMLISAALVLLMTPGLAFFYGGFVRSRNILNTLMMSFVLMAIVGVTWILWGYSLSFAPGLPFIGGLQWLGLNGVGLETQGYLPHLPYEDALKAADPKYADLTSYAGTIPHQAFMIYQAMFAIITPALISGAIAERMSFRAYSLFVLLWSTFVYAPLAHMVWAKGGFLGLAGGLGALDFAGGTVVHISSGVSALVAAIVLGPRKTHPDRLSPPHNVPFILLGAGLLWFGWFGFNAGSALSVASGTSGSVVTNLATTAFVATNAAAAAAALMWLIMEAVLRGKPTAVGAATGAVAGLVGITPAAGFVTPLSAILIGFITAFVCFYAISFKHKLEIDDALDTYPVHGVGGTVGAILTAIFATTQVNGGGKEGVLRGNFGELGVELAAIAVAYAIAAVGTWIILKVIDATVGLRVKEEAELQGLDINEHGEEGYNSEFGDRPT is encoded by the coding sequence ATGACCCTACTGTTTTTGGCAGGGCCGCTGATGGGCAATGCTTTTGCCCAAGCACCAGCCGCTAGTCCACCTGCTGCTGATACTGGAGATACGGCATTTATGCTGATTTCAGCAGCGCTCGTGCTGTTAATGACACCAGGATTGGCATTTTTCTATGGGGGATTTGTGCGATCGCGGAATATCCTAAACACATTGATGATGAGCTTTGTGTTGATGGCGATTGTGGGAGTTACCTGGATTCTCTGGGGTTATAGTCTTTCCTTTGCACCAGGGTTGCCATTCATTGGTGGATTACAGTGGCTTGGTTTGAATGGTGTCGGTTTAGAGACTCAAGGCTACTTGCCGCATCTGCCTTATGAAGATGCCCTGAAAGCAGCAGACCCCAAATATGCTGATTTAACTTCTTATGCGGGAACGATACCCCACCAGGCATTCATGATCTACCAAGCCATGTTTGCCATTATCACCCCAGCCTTAATTTCTGGAGCGATCGCAGAACGGATGAGTTTCCGCGCTTATTCGCTGTTTGTCCTCTTGTGGTCAACCTTTGTTTATGCTCCACTGGCACACATGGTATGGGCTAAAGGTGGATTCTTGGGCTTGGCTGGTGGATTGGGTGCCCTCGACTTTGCCGGGGGTACAGTAGTTCACATTAGTTCTGGCGTTTCTGCCCTAGTAGCTGCTATTGTCCTTGGCCCTCGGAAAACCCATCCAGACCGCCTTAGCCCACCGCACAACGTTCCGTTTATTTTGCTGGGTGCTGGCTTGCTGTGGTTTGGTTGGTTCGGCTTCAACGCTGGGAGCGCCCTATCTGTTGCTAGTGGAACTTCTGGTAGCGTCGTTACCAATCTGGCAACAACAGCCTTTGTTGCCACCAATGCGGCGGCAGCAGCAGCAGCATTAATGTGGCTAATTATGGAAGCAGTTTTACGGGGTAAACCAACCGCCGTAGGAGCAGCTACAGGGGCCGTTGCTGGTTTAGTGGGCATCACTCCCGCCGCCGGGTTTGTCACACCCCTATCAGCGATTTTAATTGGTTTCATTACCGCCTTTGTTTGCTTCTATGCCATCAGTTTCAAGCACAAGCTAGAAATTGACGATGCTTTAGATACCTATCCCGTGCATGGCGTTGGTGGTACAGTCGGGGCAATTTTAACCGCCATCTTTGCCACAACTCAAGTCAACGGCGGAGGTAAAGAGGGAGTATTGCGTGGTAATTTTGGGGAATTGGGAGTTGAACTAGCAGCAATTGCCGTTGCTTATGCGATCGCAGCTGTTGGTACGTGGATTATTCTCAAGGTTATTGATGCTACAGTCGGTCTGCGAGTCAAAGAAGAAGCTGAATTGCAAGGTTTGGATATCAACGAACACGGCGAAGAAGGTTACAACTCCGAGTTTGGCGATCGTCCGACTTAG
- the cbiE gene encoding precorrin-6y C5,15-methyltransferase (decarboxylating) subunit CbiE — protein sequence MTEKWLSIVGIGEDGLQGLSAIARSLVDRAKVIVGGDRHLAMLPPDDQREKIVWASPISTSVDEIIQRRGQPICVLASGDPMCYGIGVTLMRRIPISEMMIIPAPSAFSLACARVGWSLTEVETLSLNGRPSSLLQSYIYPGARLLILSEGKDTPAIVSQILTNRGYGGSKVTVLERMGGTHERIVSGRATSWSETEVAALNAIAVDCIADAGVIPLPRLPGLPDNAYHHDGQLTKREVRAITLAALAPAPGGLLWDVGAGCGSISIEWMRSHPRCRAIAIEQNSSRLLYIADNATTLGTPNLQIIPGKAPHALKDLPAPDAIFIGGGVTATGLFNVCWEALPPGGRLVANVVTVEGEQTLFQWHEQVGGHLTRIAIQKAEPIGKFLGWRAMAPVTQWIVVKSE from the coding sequence ATGACAGAAAAATGGCTTTCTATCGTCGGTATTGGGGAAGATGGATTACAGGGGTTAAGCGCGATCGCTCGTTCTCTAGTCGATCGAGCTAAAGTAATTGTCGGAGGCGATCGCCATTTGGCAATGCTCCCTCCAGACGATCAACGTGAGAAAATAGTCTGGGCATCCCCTATTAGTACGTCTGTAGACGAAATCATTCAGCGTCGGGGTCAGCCGATCTGCGTACTTGCAAGCGGCGATCCGATGTGTTATGGCATTGGTGTCACCTTGATGCGGCGAATTCCCATCTCGGAAATGATGATTATCCCTGCCCCTTCAGCCTTCAGCCTCGCCTGTGCAAGGGTGGGATGGTCTTTAACTGAGGTGGAAACCTTGAGTTTAAATGGTCGTCCATCTTCATTACTCCAGTCTTACATCTATCCGGGAGCTAGGCTGTTAATTTTGAGTGAGGGGAAGGACACGCCCGCCATTGTTTCCCAAATTTTGACAAATCGCGGCTATGGTGGCAGCAAAGTCACCGTATTGGAGCGTATGGGTGGCACTCATGAAAGAATTGTGTCAGGTAGGGCTACATCTTGGAGCGAAACGGAAGTTGCGGCGTTGAATGCGATCGCAGTTGATTGTATTGCCGATGCTGGGGTTATCCCTTTACCAAGATTACCAGGATTACCAGATAACGCCTATCACCACGATGGACAGTTAACTAAACGTGAAGTTAGGGCAATCACCCTAGCAGCTTTGGCTCCCGCACCGGGCGGGTTATTGTGGGATGTTGGCGCGGGTTGCGGCTCAATTTCTATTGAATGGATGCGAAGCCATCCCCGGTGTCGAGCGATCGCGATCGAGCAAAATTCATCTAGACTACTATATATTGCTGATAATGCCACCACTCTTGGTACTCCAAATCTGCAAATCATTCCAGGCAAAGCACCCCATGCCCTAAAAGATTTGCCAGCACCAGATGCGATTTTTATTGGTGGTGGGGTGACAGCAACGGGACTTTTTAATGTTTGCTGGGAGGCATTGCCGCCGGGTGGACGTTTGGTAGCAAATGTGGTGACGGTAGAGGGTGAGCAAACTTTATTTCAATGGCATGAACAAGTTGGTGGCCATTTAACTCGTATTGCCATTCAGAAGGCGGAACCCATTGGTAAATTTTTGGGTTGGCGAGCAATGGCACCTGTGACGCAATGGATAGTTGTGAAGTCTGAGTAG
- a CDS encoding class I SAM-dependent methyltransferase → MGEIQEMAVYEQIGKSYDLTRRADPEIAARLAVHLQLKSDFSYLDVGCGTGNYTLALAKYAGVWHGVDQSKKMIDAATNKSNIVNWQVAEAEALPYADRAFSAVLCTLAIHHFAALTPAFREIYRVLAAGHFVSFTATPEQISKYWLVEYFPEAIHKSAEQMPSLEKVKYALNEAGFNSINIQAYSISKKLQDLFLYSGKYRPEIYLDENVRSGISTFSLLASQDEIAVGCQRLAADINTGLIKEIINKYENNNGDYLFVIADKVAT, encoded by the coding sequence TTGGGAGAAATTCAAGAAATGGCTGTTTATGAGCAAATTGGTAAAAGCTATGATTTGACTCGTCGGGCCGATCCTGAAATTGCTGCCCGATTAGCTGTTCACCTTCAGCTAAAATCAGATTTTTCATATCTTGATGTGGGATGTGGAACTGGAAATTACACACTAGCTTTAGCAAAATATGCTGGTGTTTGGCATGGAGTAGACCAGTCAAAAAAGATGATTGATGCTGCTACAAATAAGAGTAATATTGTAAATTGGCAAGTTGCAGAAGCTGAAGCCTTGCCTTATGCTGATAGAGCTTTTTCAGCTGTGTTATGCACCCTAGCAATACATCATTTTGCTGCATTAACTCCTGCTTTTCGGGAGATTTACCGTGTCTTAGCGGCTGGTCATTTTGTGTCATTCACGGCAACACCAGAGCAAATAAGCAAATATTGGTTAGTCGAATATTTTCCAGAGGCTATACATAAGTCTGCTGAACAAATGCCAAGTTTAGAAAAGGTCAAATATGCTCTCAATGAGGCAGGTTTTAACTCAATAAATATCCAAGCTTATTCTATTTCAAAAAAATTGCAAGACCTATTTTTATATAGTGGTAAATATCGTCCTGAAATATATTTAGATGAAAATGTCCGTTCTGGAATTTCTACATTTTCTTTGTTAGCTTCGCAAGATGAAATCGCCGTAGGGTGTCAAAGGCTAGCAGCAGATATTAATACAGGCCTAATTAAGGAGATTATCAATAAGTATGAAAATAATAACGGAGATTACTTGTTTGTAATTGCTGATAAAGTAGCAACTTGA